In one Zobellia galactanivorans genomic region, the following are encoded:
- a CDS encoding PadR family transcriptional regulator encodes MANSKLYKGSLNTIILKLLEEQGKMYGYEITQKVKALTKGELHITEGALYPALHKLEAEGLLDVEVAKVDNRLRKYYKLTEAGEKETVNRLAELEEFIRSMQQLVNPNWSID; translated from the coding sequence ATGGCAAATTCAAAACTTTATAAAGGAAGTCTGAACACCATTATTTTAAAACTGTTGGAAGAACAGGGAAAAATGTATGGTTATGAAATTACCCAAAAAGTGAAGGCCCTTACCAAGGGCGAACTTCACATAACCGAAGGGGCGCTTTACCCGGCGCTTCACAAGCTTGAGGCGGAAGGCCTGCTCGATGTTGAAGTGGCCAAGGTCGACAACCGTTTGCGCAAATATTATAAACTGACCGAAGCAGGAGAAAAGGAAACCGTAAACCGTTTGGCCGAACTGGAGGAGTTTATCCGTAGTATGCAGCAATTAGTGAATCCGAATTGGAGCATTGATTGA